The Polynucleobacter necessarius genome has a window encoding:
- the hprK gene encoding HPr(Ser) kinase/phosphatase encodes MTTQPLLLEGVTAQQIFDDNVSDLKLSWIGGLEGAARTFPPEAVKAAAASSDLVGHLNLIHPSRIQIFGEQEVDYHAQLEQKQRQDQISSLISKTPPCVIVADGKTADADLQLFCQRSSTPLFTTAISAAEVIDHLRTYLTKIGAPQITMHGVFMDILGLGVLIMGESGLGKSELGLELISRGHGLVADDAVDFARLGPDYLEGRCPVILRNLLEVRGLGLLDIRTIFGETAVRRKLKLRLIVQLVRRNDGEFERLPLEAQHIDVLGIPIRTVKIQVAAGRNLAVLVEAAVRNTILQLRGIDTLKEFMERQRLQMNAEAESTKSQGRLL; translated from the coding sequence TTGACAACCCAACCCCTACTCCTTGAGGGAGTAACTGCCCAGCAGATCTTTGATGACAATGTCTCTGACTTAAAGCTCTCCTGGATTGGGGGGCTCGAAGGGGCGGCTCGCACATTTCCTCCAGAGGCTGTTAAAGCTGCTGCAGCTAGCTCAGACCTAGTAGGTCACTTAAACCTCATTCACCCAAGCCGTATTCAGATTTTTGGTGAACAAGAGGTTGACTACCATGCTCAGCTAGAACAAAAACAAAGACAAGATCAGATCTCTAGCTTGATTTCCAAAACACCGCCTTGTGTGATTGTGGCGGATGGAAAAACAGCTGATGCAGATCTACAACTGTTCTGCCAAAGATCCTCTACTCCACTCTTTACAACCGCCATTTCTGCCGCTGAGGTGATTGACCACCTCCGCACCTATCTCACGAAGATTGGCGCGCCCCAGATTACGATGCATGGTGTGTTCATGGATATCTTAGGCTTAGGCGTCTTAATCATGGGCGAATCAGGCTTAGGAAAAAGTGAGTTGGGCTTAGAGTTGATTTCTCGTGGCCATGGTTTAGTGGCTGATGACGCAGTGGACTTTGCTCGTCTTGGGCCAGATTACCTTGAGGGTCGCTGCCCTGTGATTCTGCGCAACCTCCTAGAGGTTCGTGGGCTAGGCTTATTGGATATCCGCACTATTTTTGGTGAAACGGCTGTGCGTCGTAAATTGAAATTACGCTTGATCGTACAGCTCGTTCGTCGTAACGATGGCGAATTTGAGCGCCTTCCATTGGAAGCGCAGCATATTGATGTGCTGGGCATTCCGATTAGAACCGTCAAAATTCAAGTGGCTGCAGGACGCAACTTGGCAGTTTTAGTAGAGGCAGCAGTCCGCAATACTATTTTGCAACTGCGGGGCATTGATACTCTAAAAGAATTTATGGAGCGCCAGCGTCTGCAAATGAATGCAGAGGCGGAATCTACTAAGTCACAGGGTCGACTCCTTTAA
- a CDS encoding PTS sugar transporter subunit IIA, giving the protein MNALTDLFAIDRIALNSPSKNRAEAFAAVGQLFAKQAGLESEAIVGFLNAREDLGSTALGAGVAIPHGRVKGLKSPIAAFVKLKDPIEFAAPDGEAVSILIFLLVPEKATQQHLEILSSIAQLLSDPDARKSLATEDSPEKVCQLLQTWGSA; this is encoded by the coding sequence ATGAATGCCCTGACCGATCTTTTCGCTATAGACCGCATTGCCTTAAATAGCCCCTCTAAAAATCGGGCTGAGGCATTTGCGGCCGTAGGACAGCTGTTTGCCAAGCAGGCCGGGCTTGAATCCGAAGCAATTGTTGGCTTCTTAAATGCTCGCGAGGACTTGGGCTCTACTGCCTTAGGTGCTGGCGTTGCCATCCCCCACGGCCGCGTAAAAGGGCTGAAGAGCCCAATTGCTGCCTTCGTCAAATTAAAAGATCCGATTGAATTTGCTGCACCCGATGGTGAAGCTGTCTCTATTTTGATTTTTTTGCTAGTCCCTGAAAAAGCGACTCAGCAACATCTAGAAATTCTGTCCTCCATTGCACAACTCCTCTCCGACCCAGACGCTCGCAAATCGCTTGCAACGGAAGATAGCCCAGAAAAGGTGTGCCAGTTGTTACAGACTTGGGGCTCCGCTTGA